One window of the Lycorma delicatula isolate Av1 chromosome 3, ASM4794821v1, whole genome shotgun sequence genome contains the following:
- the LOC142321812 gene encoding esterase E4-like: MYSKLFFIVLSSCFYFILSSKPKTTVNLSDGVLKGNVLKTWTNKEIFSFRGIPFAEPPLGQLRFKAPVPVKPWQGVRNATEDPKVCPQIYKVYGPQDEDCLYLNVYTKNLHSKRPVIVFFHPGAFYSMTAVSSMFGPDYLLEHDIVLVTVNYRLDALGFLSTGDKLAVGNYGLKDQVLALRWVQKNIKHFGGDPNQVTITGYSAGSTSVYLHMVSPMSRGLFHRAIAMSAGVIAPWVVINNPLERASQLARLFNCPSGNTKNMIDCLRKISAEDITSKFNEMQEFPIFSSIVFSPVIEPDLGNGEERFLTDYPVALIKRKEFYQVPVVAGVNELEFIDWGIYIANNETLSKQLDDNFEALAPSFFGYKDKSVDEAKRISNALRKFYFGNRPIDKNSRQALGNLCSDFHVVYNEHGSARLLVKYSDSPVYYYKLSYKGRYGFTKDPVTNVTIGPAHHDDLMYLFYISRLFPRFNKNDPEAFMVNIETSFWSNFATKGDPTPNDLSFKWSPTTDYKPKYLEINSALRMTDGYPFPDRMRLWESLFPVV; the protein is encoded by the exons ATGTACAGTAAACTgttctttattgttttatcaagctgcttttattttatactttcttctaAACCTAAAACAACTGTTAATCTATCAGATGGTGTTTTAAAgggtaatgttttaaaaacatggacaaataaggaaatattttcttttagaggtATTCCTTTTGCTGAACCACCATTAGGACAACTtcgttttaag gctCCAGTTCCTGTAAAACCATGGCAAGGCGTAAGAAATGCTACAGAAGATCCAAAAGTTTGCCCTCAGATTTACAAAGTATATGGCCCTCAAGATGAAGATTGTCTGTACTTGAACGTCTACACAAAGAAT ttacATAGTAAACGacctgtaatagttttttttcatcCTGGAGCATTTTATAGTATGACAGCTGTTAGTAGCATGTTTGGACCTGATTATTTGCTTGAGCATGATATTGTTCTGGTGACTGTTAATTATCGATTAGATGCTCTtg gtttcCTAAGCACTGGTGATAAATTAGCTGTTGGTAATTATGGTTTAAAAGATCAAGTATTGGCATTAAGATgggttcaaaaaaatataaaacattttggtGGGGATCCAAACCAGGTTACAATAACTGGTTATAGTGCTGGTTCGACTAGTGTTTATCTTCATATGGTGTCACCGATGTCAAGAG gattATTTCATAGAGCGATTGCCATGAGCGCTGGTGTAATTGCTCCATGGGTTGTTATAAATAATCCGTTGGAAAGAGCTAGTCAGTTAGCCAGACTGTTTAATTGTCCTTctggaaacacaaaaaatatgattGATTGTCTTAGGAAAATCTCAGCAGAAGATATTACAAGTAAATTCAATGAAATGCAG gaatTTCCTATATTTTCAAGTATTGTATTTAGTCCAGTGATTGAACCTGATTTAGGAAATGGTGAAGAAAGGTTTCTCACTGATTATCCTGTTGCATTAATAAAAAGGAAGGAATTTTATCAAGTACCTGTTGTTGCTGGAGTAAATGAACTGGAATTTATTGATTGGGGAATAT ATATTGCAAATAATGAAACACTTTCAAAACAACTTGATGATAATTTTGAAGCTCTTGCTCCATCTTTTTTTGGCTATAAAGATAAGAGTGTAGATGAAGCAAAGAGAATATCTAATgctttaaggaaattttattttgggaatAGACCGATTGATAAAAATTCTAGACAGGCACTTGGTAAT ctGTGTTCAGATTTCCATGTAGTGTACAATGAACATGGAAGTGCAAGATTATTAGTCAAGTACAGTGACAGTCCTGTTTACTAttacaaattaagttataaaGGACGATATGGATTTACAAAAGACCCAGTCACAAATGTAACAATAG GACCAGCTCATCATGATGATCTTATGTACTTGTTTTATATATCAAGGTTGTTTCCTAGATTCAATAAAAATGATCCAGAAGCTTTCATGGTTAATATTGAAACATCATTTTGGAGTAATTTTGCTACCAAAGG